The following proteins are encoded in a genomic region of Phaeodactylum tricornutum CCAP 1055/1 chromosome 1, whole genome shotgun sequence:
- a CDS encoding probable chorismate mutase ([CATALYTIC ACTIVITY] Chorismate = prephenate. [ENZYME REGULATION] Allosterically regulated. [PATHWAY] Branch point of the biosynthetic pathway leading to the three aromatic amino acids, phenylalanine, tyrosine and tryptophan (the shikimate pathway); CM): MSATDCDNIKTVDVLSLDSIRSSLIRQEETIIFALIERAQFRQNEIVYRKGGFGNLGTPVGSTSVDDHDLSFMEYMLVGTEALHCGVRRYTSPEEQAFFPERLPYGQMDALPLLEYPQELLSSVGGACDLNFNKALLQNYVEKIVPSVSQQGDDEQHGSTVLCDIAALQALSRRIHYGKFVAESKFRSDPSGYQQLVDANDADGVMKLLTNTVVEEKVIRRAKLKAATYGTEPLLSEMPPIKGADTTSIVAAAAAPGKIDPTVIESVYRDIVIPLTKVIEVAYLFRRCGREPPPEYQLC; this comes from the exons ATGTCcgccactgactgtgacaacaTCAAAACTGTGGACGTCCTGTCGCTCGATTCAATCCGTTCAAGCCTGATTCGACAGGAGGAGACTATCATTTTTGCTTTGATTGAGCGCGcacaatttcgtcaaaatgAAATTGTCTATAGAAAAGGTGGTTTTGGAAATCTTGGCACGCCCGTCGGTAGCACATCCGTCGATGATCATGATCTATCGTTCATGGAGTACATGCTTGTGGGGACAGAGGCACTCCATTGCGGCGTCCGCCGTTATACTTCGCCCGAAGAACAGGCATTTTTCCCAGAACGGCTACCCTATGGACAGATGGACGCGCTTCCTCTGCTAGAGTACCCTCAGGAACTTTTGTCGTCAGTCGGTGGAGCTTGCGATCTCAATTTCAACAAGGCACTGCTGCAAAACTATGTGGAAAAAATCGTGCCGTCAGTCTCTCAACAAGGTGATGATGAGCAGCATGGTTCCACAGTATTGTGTGATATTGCGGCACTTCAGGCTCTGAGTCGTAGAATTCACTACGGAAAATTCGTTGCAGAGAGTAAATTCCGATCCGATCCTAGTGGATACCAACAGTTGGTTGACGCTAATGATGCGGACGGGGTTATGAAGCTACTAACTAACACGgttgtggaagaaaaggtgaTTAGAAGAGCAAAACTCAAGGCTGCTACCTATGGGACAGAGCCTCTCCTTTCCGAAATGCCTCCAATTAAGGGAGCTGACACAACTTCTATTGTCGCGGCCGCAGCTGC ACCGGGAAAAATTGACCCGACTGTCATTGAAAGCGTGTATAGGGATATAGTTATCCCTTTGACGAAAGTCATTGAAGTCGCATACTTGTTCCGACGCTGTGGGAGGGAGCCTCCGCCGGAATACCAGTTATGCTGA
- a CDS encoding predicted protein gives MGWILSVKNAAMSARSFRVFSLQKAFAHPQLSWYARVHNDQAIKFLTTDKRDENVYFRGTFDQSKDHTRDNRFEGAEKGSSLDVGHDYKRDTSRNNPDVDLEKVHALLASRLQAKKMRQFDEADNICDELLRVHGVTVWDRDKTWRSGCSETGSELERAGGPVNYGPLGHDYLPSPDAGPAKATMSEEKINALLAERLQCKLSRRFADADRIRDLLESKGVYVHEFRKEWRADGVKFDDNMSQGRRMYQSRPYSESHHSDSAALTVEEIKTIENLIARRSLAKQSQNYRLADGIQDELRKDFNVHLNDFDNEWSAGGYFGPNRGHFREGRESHTRFRKSKTKRRS, from the coding sequence ATGGGGTGGATCTTATCAGTCAAAAATGCCGCAATGTCTGCTAGGAGCTTTCGAGTGTTTTCTTTACAGAAAGCCTTTGCCCATCCGCAACTGAGCTGGTATGCGCGCGTCCACAACGACCAAGCGATCAAATTTCTTACCACCGACAAGCGTGATGAAAATGTTTACTTCCGTGGGACTTTTGATCAAAGTAAAGACCACACGAGGGATAACCGTTTTGAAGGAGCAGAAAAAGGCTCTTCTTTGGATGTTGGCCATGACTATAAACGTGACACATCGAGGAACAACCCCGATGTAGATCTAGAAAAGGTCCACGCACTCCTCGCGTCGCGTTTGCAAGCTAAGAAAATGAGACAGTTCGACGAAGCCGATAACATCTGTGACGAGCTATTGAGGGTTCACGGTGTCACCGTGTGGGACCGCGATAAAACATGGCGCAGTGGGTGCAGCGAGACTGGATCGGAGTTAGAGCGCGCCGGTGGCCCTGTTAATTATGGCCCACTGGGACACGACTACTTGCCATCGCCCGACGCCGGTCCAGCTAAGGCAACCATGAGTGAAGAAAAGATAAACGCCCTTTTGGCAGAGCGTCTGCAATGTAAACTTTCTCGTCGATTTGCGGACGCTGACCGCATTCGAGATCTGCTCGAGTCCAAAGGCGTTTACGTCCATGAATTTCGCAAAGAATGGCGTGCCGATGGGGTCAAGTTTGATGACAATATGAGCCAAGGCAGACGTATGTACCAAAGTCGTCCATACTCAGAATCACATCACTCTGACAGTGCAGCTCTAACGGTGGAAGAGATCAAAACTATTGAAAATCTCATTGCTCGTCGATCTCTCGCTAAGCAGAGTCAAAACTACAGACTGGCCGACGGCATTCAAGATGAACTTAGAAAAGATTTCAATGTACATCTTAATGACTTCGATAATGAGTGGTCTGCGGGTGGATATTTTGGACCAAATAGAGGGCATTTTCGTGAAGGGAGAGAATCGCACACCAGATTCCGAAAATCTAAGACAAAACGTCGTAGTTAA